Proteins found in one Bordetella genomosp. 9 genomic segment:
- a CDS encoding DUF934 domain-containing protein, with the protein MPDQTSPDNLIRSGRLQADTSQRYEPGETDDATSTPPDEPDWIVPLSTWVKARDTLRARRHPVAILLEPDAEPADLLEDGARTLDPTGIAYIAVNFPLYTDGRGYSIAQILRTHHGWQGELRAVGDVLIDTIHYQARCGFDSFVVKPGHDPVKALHALKTFSHHYQHGYAKPPEPVEPA; encoded by the coding sequence ATGCCTGACCAGACCTCCCCCGACAACCTGATCCGCAGTGGCCGCCTGCAGGCGGATACCTCGCAACGGTACGAGCCCGGCGAGACGGACGACGCCACCTCCACCCCGCCGGACGAACCGGATTGGATCGTGCCGCTTTCCACCTGGGTGAAGGCACGGGACACGCTGCGCGCGCGCCGCCACCCGGTCGCCATCCTGCTGGAACCGGACGCCGAACCGGCGGATCTGCTGGAAGACGGCGCACGCACCCTGGACCCGACCGGCATCGCCTATATCGCGGTGAACTTCCCGCTGTACACGGACGGCCGCGGTTATTCCATCGCCCAGATCCTGCGCACCCATCACGGCTGGCAAGGCGAACTCCGCGCCGTGGGCGACGTGCTGATCGATACGATCCACTACCAGGCGCGCTGCGGCTTCGACAGCTTCGTGGTCAAGCCGGGGCATGATCCCGTCAAGGCGCTGCACGCGCTGAAGACCTTCAGCCACCACTATCAGCACGGCTACGCGAAGCCGCCCGAACCGGTCGAGCCCGCCTGA
- a CDS encoding Bug family tripartite tricarboxylate transporter substrate binding protein yields MYRRISTRVVAAVLFALWASAAAAAFPDRPVHLVVTFPPGGASDLMARILGQQLADVWKQPVIVDNKPGAAGSLGTEYAARQPADGYTFMMGNMGPTLVNPLLSKLPYDMGRDFIPVSLVATGPVVLVVNPKSPFKTLHDVIQAAKAKPGGLNFGSGGSGTLAHLSGEMLDEAAGIKMQHVPYKGGVAAVNDLMGGQIDMIFADTQAVMQYIKAGKLRPLAITSAQRSAQLPDVPTVAESGLPGMVALNSWGVYLPANTPPAVVAEYQRALGKAMTDPKLVKLYYDLGVDAMHTSPAELVRFNRAETDKYAKIIKDKGIRVD; encoded by the coding sequence ATGTACCGCCGAATCTCGACCCGCGTGGTCGCGGCAGTGCTGTTCGCCCTTTGGGCGAGCGCCGCCGCGGCAGCCTTCCCCGATCGTCCCGTGCATCTCGTTGTCACTTTCCCGCCAGGAGGCGCATCCGACCTGATGGCGCGCATCCTGGGCCAGCAGCTGGCGGATGTCTGGAAACAGCCGGTGATCGTCGACAACAAGCCGGGCGCCGCCGGGTCGCTGGGCACGGAGTACGCGGCCCGCCAACCCGCCGACGGCTATACCTTCATGATGGGAAACATGGGACCCACGCTGGTCAATCCCTTATTGAGCAAGCTGCCCTACGACATGGGGCGCGACTTCATCCCCGTATCGCTGGTGGCCACCGGCCCGGTGGTGCTGGTGGTCAATCCGAAGTCGCCGTTCAAGACGCTGCACGACGTCATCCAGGCCGCCAAGGCAAAGCCGGGCGGACTGAATTTCGGCTCGGGCGGCTCCGGCACCCTGGCGCACCTGAGCGGCGAAATGCTGGACGAAGCGGCCGGCATCAAGATGCAGCACGTGCCCTACAAGGGCGGCGTGGCGGCGGTCAACGACCTGATGGGCGGCCAGATCGACATGATCTTCGCCGACACGCAGGCGGTCATGCAGTACATCAAGGCCGGCAAGCTGCGGCCGCTGGCGATCACCAGCGCGCAGCGTTCGGCGCAGCTGCCCGACGTACCGACGGTGGCCGAAAGCGGCCTGCCCGGCATGGTGGCGCTGAATTCCTGGGGCGTCTACCTGCCGGCGAACACGCCGCCCGCGGTCGTCGCGGAATACCAGCGCGCCCTCGGCAAGGCCATGACGGATCCCAAGCTGGTCAAGCTCTACTATGACCTGGGCGTGGATGCCATGCATACCAGCCCCGCGGAACTGGTACGCTTCAACCGCGCCGAGACCGACAAGTACGCGAAAATCATCAAGGACAAGGGCATACGCGTGGATTGA
- a CDS encoding SDR family NAD(P)-dependent oxidoreductase translates to MTGRLQDKVAIVVGAGCVGPGWGNGRAVAVRFAQEGARIFAVDKNADAMTETLDLIRADGGDVTAWTCDVTRDDEVAAMVDACRKQYGRVDILVNNVGGSAKGGPVTLSEETWDAQIAFNLKSVFLTCKHVLPVMEAQGGGAIVNTASTSGIRWTGSAQVGYASAKAGVIQFSKVVAVEYAKKNIRVNTVIPGQMHTPMVEVRLAGQRAGGNVDALLQQRQSRIPLNFMGDGRDTANAALFLASDEARFVTGTEIVVDGGMSVRCD, encoded by the coding sequence ATGACGGGAAGACTGCAAGACAAGGTGGCGATCGTGGTCGGCGCGGGATGCGTCGGTCCGGGCTGGGGTAACGGCCGCGCGGTCGCGGTGCGCTTCGCGCAGGAAGGCGCGCGCATCTTCGCGGTGGACAAGAACGCGGACGCCATGACCGAAACGCTGGACCTGATCCGCGCCGACGGCGGCGACGTCACCGCGTGGACCTGCGACGTCACCAGGGACGACGAAGTCGCGGCGATGGTGGACGCCTGCCGCAAACAATACGGCCGGGTCGACATCCTGGTGAACAATGTCGGCGGCTCGGCCAAGGGCGGCCCCGTCACGCTGTCGGAAGAGACCTGGGACGCGCAGATCGCCTTCAACCTGAAGAGCGTGTTCCTGACCTGCAAGCACGTGCTGCCCGTCATGGAAGCGCAGGGCGGCGGCGCCATCGTCAACACGGCGTCCACGTCGGGCATACGCTGGACGGGCTCCGCCCAGGTCGGCTACGCGTCCGCCAAGGCCGGGGTGATCCAGTTTTCCAAAGTCGTCGCGGTGGAGTACGCCAAGAAGAACATCCGCGTGAACACCGTCATTCCGGGGCAGATGCATACGCCCATGGTGGAAGTGCGCCTGGCGGGGCAGCGCGCCGGCGGCAACGTCGATGCCCTGCTTCAGCAGCGCCAGTCGCGCATTCCCCTGAACTTCATGGGCGATGGACGCGACACCGCCAATGCGGCGCTGTTCCTGGCTTCCGACGAAGCCCGCTTCGTCACCGGCACCGAAATCGTGGTCGACGGTGGCATGAGCGTGCGCTGCGATTGA
- a CDS encoding LVIVD repeat-containing protein produces the protein MANFSSPSQAGRADQTLAHNMKLLAQHELEGFGGLGEGIAMQQTDDGRRILWMAHESAPKNFTAVDVTDPRQPKMVVQTDLPHMKVRSNSLDVCGNLMAVAYQVQSPGMKPAGFDLFDISVPEQPRLISHFDCSGPYSRGVHALWFVDGKTVHMASGAPDFQPHDPKDDQIYRIVDVSDPAKPVEAGRWWYPGTRVGDTEPRPQRLPEKFDTGFRAHNTNVFPQRPDRAYVGYIDGGAFVLDISDKSNIKVVSSWNHSPPNNGFTHTVLPLFERDLWIVSDECVQDDGADWPKLVWVVNAKSERHPLPIGTFPMPPVEAFAKRGGRFGAHNLHENLPLPVSFQSDTLIVGTFFNGGVRVYDTTDPYHVEEVAYFVPGAPKLSPAGAIQLNDVYVDDRRIVYTIDRFAGGLYILELTI, from the coding sequence ATGGCAAATTTCAGCAGTCCCAGCCAGGCCGGCCGTGCCGACCAGACCCTGGCCCACAACATGAAACTGTTGGCTCAGCACGAGCTGGAAGGCTTTGGCGGACTGGGCGAAGGGATCGCCATGCAGCAGACCGACGACGGTCGCCGCATCCTGTGGATGGCGCACGAGTCGGCGCCCAAGAATTTCACCGCGGTGGACGTGACCGATCCCCGGCAGCCGAAGATGGTGGTGCAGACCGACCTGCCGCACATGAAGGTGCGCTCCAATTCGCTGGATGTGTGCGGCAACCTGATGGCGGTGGCCTATCAGGTCCAATCGCCCGGCATGAAACCCGCGGGCTTCGACCTGTTCGACATCAGCGTCCCCGAACAGCCCAGGCTGATCTCGCATTTCGATTGCTCGGGTCCGTACTCGCGCGGCGTGCACGCGCTGTGGTTCGTCGACGGCAAGACCGTGCACATGGCCTCGGGCGCGCCGGACTTCCAGCCGCACGATCCCAAGGACGACCAGATCTACCGCATCGTCGACGTCAGCGATCCCGCCAAGCCGGTCGAAGCCGGCCGCTGGTGGTACCCGGGCACGCGCGTGGGCGACACCGAACCGCGTCCGCAGCGCCTGCCGGAAAAATTCGATACGGGTTTCCGCGCGCACAACACCAATGTGTTCCCCCAACGTCCCGACCGTGCCTATGTCGGGTACATCGATGGCGGCGCCTTCGTGCTGGATATTTCCGACAAGTCCAATATCAAGGTCGTGTCGAGCTGGAACCACTCGCCGCCCAACAACGGTTTCACGCATACCGTGCTGCCCTTGTTCGAGCGCGACCTCTGGATCGTCAGCGACGAGTGCGTGCAGGACGACGGCGCCGACTGGCCCAAGCTGGTGTGGGTGGTGAACGCCAAATCGGAACGCCACCCGCTGCCCATCGGCACCTTCCCGATGCCGCCCGTGGAAGCCTTCGCCAAGCGCGGCGGCCGCTTCGGCGCGCACAACCTGCATGAAAACCTGCCGCTGCCCGTTTCCTTCCAGTCGGACACCCTGATCGTCGGCACCTTCTTCAATGGCGGCGTGCGGGTCTACGACACCACGGATCCCTACCATGTGGAAGAGGTCGCCTACTTCGTGCCGGGCGCGCCCAAGCTGTCGCCGGCCGGCGCGATCCAGCTCAACGACGTCTACGTGGACGACCGGCGCATCGTGTACACCATCGACCGTTTCGCCGGTGGTTTGTACATCCTGGAGCTGACGATCTGA
- a CDS encoding carboxymuconolactone decarboxylase family protein, which produces MARIQPLQPGQMNAEQQRIHDLIASGPRGRVRGPLAVWLHRPALAEPAQALGRYCRYETSLTPRLSEWAILILARHWRSEFEWWAHKQMGLKAGLAETMIDALRDDQPIPYVHDDERLVHEFLTALHEKRHIPDALYEKATMVLGEAGIIDLVGIAGYYSLVSMTLNVFEIMPPEGEPIEMGSHKNPADK; this is translated from the coding sequence ATGGCACGCATACAACCGCTGCAACCCGGCCAGATGAATGCCGAGCAACAGCGCATCCACGATCTGATCGCCAGCGGCCCGCGCGGCCGCGTGCGCGGCCCGCTGGCCGTCTGGCTGCACCGCCCCGCGCTGGCCGAGCCCGCGCAGGCGCTGGGCCGCTACTGCCGCTACGAGACCAGCCTGACGCCCCGCCTTTCCGAATGGGCCATCCTGATCCTGGCCCGGCACTGGCGCTCCGAATTCGAATGGTGGGCCCACAAGCAGATGGGCCTGAAGGCCGGCCTGGCAGAGACCATGATCGACGCGCTGCGCGACGACCAGCCCATTCCCTACGTCCATGACGACGAAAGACTGGTGCACGAATTCCTGACCGCGCTGCATGAAAAGCGCCATATTCCCGACGCCCTCTATGAAAAGGCCACCATGGTGCTGGGCGAAGCCGGCATCATCGACCTGGTCGGCATCGCGGGCTATTACTCGCTGGTGTCCATGACCTTGAACGTGTTCGAGATCATGCCGCCGGAAGGCGAGCCCATCGAAATGGGCTCGCACAAGAACCCTGCTGACAAATAA
- a CDS encoding GlcG/HbpS family heme-binding protein, translating into MSNVLLEQADRIADEALRQGRERGFAPLTVAIMDAGGHLVVLKRADHSGIMRPQLAMAKAWGVLGMGLGGRELARRSQGAPVFFAALNAISEGRLAPVAGGALIRDAAGHVVGSIGISGDTSDNDELCLIPAVQSAGLTPDTGDPL; encoded by the coding sequence ATGAGCAATGTGCTGCTGGAACAGGCCGACCGCATCGCGGACGAAGCGCTCAGGCAAGGCCGCGAACGGGGCTTCGCGCCCTTGACGGTGGCCATCATGGATGCCGGCGGGCACCTGGTGGTGCTGAAACGCGCCGACCATTCGGGAATCATGCGGCCCCAGCTGGCCATGGCCAAGGCCTGGGGCGTGCTGGGCATGGGCCTGGGCGGCCGCGAACTGGCCCGGCGGTCCCAGGGCGCGCCGGTGTTCTTCGCCGCGCTGAACGCGATTTCCGAAGGCCGCCTGGCGCCCGTGGCGGGCGGCGCGCTGATCCGCGACGCGGCGGGCCATGTGGTCGGCTCCATCGGCATTTCGGGGGATACCTCCGACAATGACGAACTCTGCCTGATCCCCGCGGTGCAGTCCGCCGGCCTCACGCCTGACACGGGAGATCCGCTGTAA
- a CDS encoding SMP-30/gluconolactonase/LRE family protein encodes MWEPTQRYPDPAVRSLTPAFHALHLPLAAVERIATGSRWAEGPVWFGDGRYLLWSDIPNDRIMRWDEATGQVGVFRGPSNNANGNTRDRQGRLITCEHGGRRVTRTEYDGRITVLADSYAGKRLNSPNDVVVKSDGSIWFTDPPFGIVGYYQGEKAEQELPANVYRLDPDSGRLDVVADDVNGPNGLAFSPDETKLYVIESRARPRTIRVFDVASGAGGAGQAWLSNSRVLVDAGPGTPDGFRVDIHGNLWCGWGMGTPELDGVRVFTPEGEPIGHIDLPERCANLCFGGKHRNRLFMASCTSIYSLYVNTQGVPGG; translated from the coding sequence ATGTGGGAACCCACGCAACGCTATCCCGACCCCGCCGTGCGCAGCCTGACGCCGGCATTCCACGCGCTGCACCTGCCGCTGGCGGCGGTGGAGCGTATCGCCACCGGCAGCCGCTGGGCCGAAGGCCCGGTGTGGTTCGGCGACGGCCGCTACCTGCTCTGGAGCGATATTCCGAACGACCGCATCATGCGCTGGGACGAAGCCACCGGCCAGGTCGGCGTGTTTCGCGGCCCGTCCAACAACGCGAACGGCAACACCCGCGATCGCCAGGGCCGGCTGATTACCTGCGAACACGGCGGCCGGCGCGTCACCCGCACGGAATACGACGGCAGGATCACCGTCCTGGCCGACTCGTACGCCGGCAAGCGCCTGAATTCGCCCAACGACGTCGTGGTCAAGTCGGATGGCTCCATCTGGTTCACCGACCCGCCCTTCGGCATCGTCGGCTATTACCAGGGCGAAAAGGCGGAGCAGGAGCTGCCGGCCAACGTCTACCGGCTGGATCCGGACAGCGGGCGGCTGGACGTCGTGGCGGATGACGTCAACGGTCCCAACGGCCTGGCGTTTTCTCCCGACGAGACCAAGCTGTACGTGATCGAATCCCGCGCCCGGCCCCGCACCATCCGCGTATTCGACGTCGCGTCCGGCGCCGGCGGGGCCGGCCAGGCATGGCTGTCGAACAGCCGCGTCCTGGTGGACGCCGGGCCCGGCACGCCGGACGGCTTCCGGGTCGATATCCACGGCAACCTGTGGTGCGGCTGGGGCATGGGCACGCCCGAACTGGACGGCGTGCGCGTGTTCACGCCGGAAGGCGAGCCCATCGGCCACATCGACCTGCCGGAGCGCTGCGCCAACCTGTGCTTCGGCGGCAAACACCGGAATCGCCTGTTCATGGCGTCCTGCACCTCCATCTATTCGCTGTACGTGAATACGCAAGGCGTTCCGGGCGGTTGA
- a CDS encoding NAD(P)-dependent oxidoreductase — MNASSASLSASSGRPATVGVLGIGIMGSAIAANLVKAGFTVVGYDPLPAARAALESAGGQAVSTPEDAIRGARRLILCLPSEAALCGVSRQIAAAGQDGLIVAETSTLPIPAKQQAADLLSARGITLLDCPLSGTGAQAVTRDLAVYASGDVAAIEAMKDVFDGFARVTYPIGAFGNGMRMKLMANLLVAIHNISAAEALLMGQRMGIDMDLAVQVLADGAGGSRMLQVRGPAMAAGTWDEATMKVSIWQKDMKLIAAALADANVPAPLFSACIPVYNAAMGMGHGESDTAAVYDVLEKMSALKR; from the coding sequence GTGAACGCATCTTCCGCATCCCTCTCAGCATCGTCCGGCCGCCCCGCCACCGTGGGGGTGCTGGGCATCGGCATCATGGGGTCGGCGATCGCCGCGAACCTGGTCAAGGCGGGGTTCACGGTCGTCGGCTACGACCCGCTGCCCGCGGCCCGCGCCGCGCTCGAATCCGCCGGCGGCCAGGCCGTGTCGACGCCCGAAGATGCCATCCGCGGCGCCCGGCGCCTGATACTCTGCCTGCCCAGCGAAGCCGCGCTGTGCGGGGTCTCGCGGCAGATCGCCGCGGCCGGTCAGGACGGACTGATCGTCGCGGAGACCAGCACCCTGCCCATACCCGCCAAGCAGCAGGCGGCGGATCTGCTGTCCGCCCGCGGCATTACCTTGCTGGATTGTCCGCTCTCGGGCACCGGGGCGCAGGCGGTCACGCGCGACCTGGCCGTGTATGCCAGCGGCGACGTGGCGGCGATCGAGGCGATGAAGGACGTGTTCGACGGCTTTGCGCGCGTCACCTACCCCATCGGCGCCTTCGGCAACGGCATGCGCATGAAGCTGATGGCGAACCTGCTGGTCGCCATCCACAATATTTCCGCGGCCGAGGCCCTGCTGATGGGGCAGCGCATGGGCATCGACATGGACCTGGCGGTCCAGGTGCTGGCCGATGGCGCGGGCGGCTCGCGCATGCTGCAGGTGCGCGGACCGGCGATGGCGGCCGGCACGTGGGACGAAGCCACCATGAAAGTCTCGATCTGGCAGAAGGACATGAAGCTGATCGCGGCGGCGCTGGCGGACGCCAATGTGCCCGCCCCGCTCTTCAGCGCCTGCATCCCCGTGTACAACGCCGCCATGGGCATGGGGCATGGCGAGTCGGATACGGCGGCGGTGTACGACGTGCTGGAAAAGATGTCCGCGCTCAAACGGTAG
- a CDS encoding TetR/AcrR family transcriptional regulator translates to MVAATKSTRVARSATPAKTATPRAGKTAPAEKKPRLRAAERQQQILHGAIRYFSEKGFAGHTRELSQRLGITQPLLYRYFKSKQDLIDQVYLHVFMGRWQPQWVALLRDRTMPLQDRLVRFYREYARATYQPEWIRIYMFAGLESSGLNRRYLQLIKKDLLAPCCQELRHHCGVADDGPVTEQEIEFYWTLHDGLFYTAIRETIYQSPMEVSFDDKVRYAVENFLAGAKTVYPRLVREARQEEADARSPRARRPAPA, encoded by the coding sequence ATGGTTGCCGCGACCAAATCCACACGCGTGGCGCGATCCGCCACGCCAGCCAAGACCGCGACTCCCCGCGCCGGCAAGACCGCGCCGGCGGAGAAGAAACCGCGCCTGCGCGCGGCCGAACGCCAGCAGCAGATCCTGCACGGCGCCATCCGCTATTTTTCCGAGAAAGGCTTTGCCGGGCACACGCGCGAGCTCTCCCAGCGCCTGGGCATCACGCAGCCGCTGCTGTACCGGTATTTCAAATCCAAGCAGGACCTGATCGACCAGGTCTACCTGCACGTCTTCATGGGACGCTGGCAGCCGCAATGGGTCGCGCTGCTGCGCGATCGGACGATGCCGCTGCAGGACAGACTGGTGCGTTTCTACCGAGAATACGCGCGGGCGACCTACCAGCCCGAATGGATACGCATCTATATGTTCGCCGGCCTGGAAAGCAGCGGGCTGAACCGCCGCTACCTGCAGTTGATCAAGAAGGACCTGCTCGCGCCCTGCTGCCAGGAACTGCGCCATCACTGCGGCGTCGCGGATGACGGGCCGGTGACGGAACAGGAGATCGAGTTCTACTGGACGCTGCACGATGGCCTGTTCTATACCGCCATCCGCGAAACCATCTACCAGTCGCCCATGGAAGTGTCGTTCGACGACAAGGTGCGCTACGCGGTGGAAAACTTCCTGGCGGGGGCAAAGACTGTCTACCCCAGGCTGGTGCGCGAAGCGCGCCAGGAAGAGGCCGACGCCAGAAGTCCGCGGGCCAGGCGGCCCGCGCCTGCCTGA
- a CDS encoding amidohydrolase family protein, whose translation MAEPISTPDTQAGAAARAKGAASGDDIWDTHFHVFGPWDRYPLPPNPSYRPEEAPFDATRALHARMGVTRGVIVHGANYGGDHSALLGALAASQGAYRGIVIIDPDVPETTLRDMHGAGVRGIRFNVLAHLGGGAANIDAGRMRAAIARVAGYGWHVLVHAGPEDTIAVLEALDGCGVPVVVDHMARLPADGGLRSEAGQALLRWLESPQVWVKVSGADRVTQGQPELAIEQMRALIAAAPDRVLWGTDFPHVNIKYAQPDDAALLDLARRACGDAATARALLTDNPARLYA comes from the coding sequence ATGGCAGAACCAATCAGCACACCGGATACCCAGGCGGGCGCGGCGGCCCGCGCAAAGGGCGCCGCCAGCGGCGACGATATCTGGGACACGCACTTCCATGTCTTCGGCCCGTGGGACCGGTATCCCCTGCCGCCGAATCCTTCCTACCGCCCGGAGGAAGCGCCCTTCGACGCGACGCGCGCCCTGCATGCCCGGATGGGCGTGACGCGCGGCGTCATCGTCCACGGGGCGAACTACGGCGGCGACCACTCGGCGCTGCTGGGCGCGCTGGCGGCCAGCCAGGGCGCCTACCGGGGCATCGTCATCATCGACCCCGATGTGCCGGAGACCACGCTGCGCGACATGCATGGTGCGGGCGTGCGCGGCATCCGCTTCAACGTGCTGGCGCATCTGGGCGGCGGCGCGGCGAACATCGACGCCGGGCGCATGCGCGCCGCCATCGCACGCGTGGCCGGTTATGGCTGGCATGTGCTGGTCCACGCCGGCCCGGAAGACACCATCGCCGTACTGGAAGCGCTGGACGGTTGCGGCGTGCCCGTGGTCGTCGACCATATGGCGCGGCTGCCCGCGGACGGCGGCCTGCGTAGCGAGGCCGGGCAGGCGCTGCTGCGCTGGCTGGAATCGCCGCAGGTGTGGGTGAAGGTTTCCGGCGCGGACCGCGTCACTCAAGGCCAGCCGGAACTGGCCATCGAACAGATGCGCGCGCTGATCGCGGCCGCGCCGGACCGCGTGCTGTGGGGCACCGACTTTCCCCATGTGAACATCAAGTACGCGCAGCCGGACGATGCCGCGCTGCTGGACCTGGCGCGTCGCGCCTGCGGCGACGCCGCCACCGCGCGCGCGCTGCTGACCGACAACCCGGCACGCCTGTACGCCTGA
- a CDS encoding CobW family GTP-binding protein, whose amino-acid sequence MAYQRDPLAGKLPVTLITGFLGSGKTTLIRRLLTHPDMNRVAVVINEVGEIGIDNDLVVMSSENVSLLANGCLCCTVRTDLQETLRELFGQRRAGQIADFDRVVIETTGLADPAPVIQTLASDTMLGAQYRLDGVVTLVDAVNGPDQLRTQPEAVKQAAVADLLVITKEDLAQPAGVQALTAALRDINGNAAIRHTSMGQIEPAELTGLGLTSARSREGALRFLGTAFDEAGATGEQGGYLGERVPSRHAGIETLALRFDAPFTWDVFAAAMDMLIGMRGVDLLRVKGIVNVEGKPVVVQAVQHIMHPPVTLDAWPTDDQGSRLVFITRNIQAAAIRGLFEAVGAIRS is encoded by the coding sequence ATGGCTTATCAACGCGATCCGCTGGCGGGCAAGCTGCCCGTCACGCTCATCACCGGGTTTCTCGGCAGCGGCAAGACCACGCTGATCCGCCGCCTGCTGACGCACCCGGACATGAACCGCGTGGCGGTCGTGATCAACGAGGTCGGCGAGATCGGCATCGACAACGACCTGGTCGTGATGTCCTCGGAAAACGTCAGCCTGCTGGCGAACGGCTGCCTGTGCTGCACCGTGCGTACCGACCTGCAGGAAACGCTGCGCGAATTGTTCGGGCAGCGCCGCGCCGGGCAGATCGCCGATTTCGATCGCGTGGTGATCGAAACGACGGGGCTGGCCGATCCGGCGCCCGTCATCCAGACATTGGCCAGCGATACGATGCTGGGCGCGCAGTATCGCCTGGACGGCGTGGTGACGCTGGTCGACGCGGTCAACGGCCCGGATCAGCTGCGCACGCAGCCGGAAGCCGTCAAGCAGGCGGCGGTGGCCGACCTGCTGGTGATCACCAAGGAAGACCTGGCGCAGCCCGCCGGCGTGCAGGCCCTGACCGCGGCCCTGCGCGACATCAACGGCAATGCGGCCATCCGCCACACGAGCATGGGCCAGATCGAGCCAGCCGAATTGACCGGGCTGGGCCTGACCAGCGCGCGGTCGCGCGAAGGCGCCTTGCGCTTCCTGGGCACCGCCTTCGACGAAGCGGGCGCCACGGGCGAGCAGGGCGGTTATCTGGGCGAGCGCGTGCCGTCCCGGCATGCCGGCATCGAGACCCTGGCCCTGCGTTTCGACGCGCCTTTCACCTGGGACGTGTTCGCCGCGGCGATGGACATGCTGATCGGCATGCGCGGCGTGGACCTGTTGCGGGTCAAGGGCATCGTCAACGTGGAAGGCAAGCCGGTGGTGGTGCAGGCGGTGCAGCACATCATGCATCCGCCCGTGACGCTGGACGCCTGGCCGACGGACGACCAGGGCTCCCGGCTGGTCTTCATCACGCGGAACATCCAGGCCGCGGCGATACGCGGGCTGTTCGAGGCGGTCGGGGCGATACGGTCCTGA